The following are encoded in a window of Streptomyces sp. 11x1 genomic DNA:
- a CDS encoding DUF6104 family protein has protein sequence MYFTDRGIEELEKRRGEEEVTFEWLAEQLRTFVDLNPDFEVPVERLATWLARLDDEDEDE, from the coding sequence ATGTACTTCACGGACCGTGGCATCGAGGAACTGGAGAAGCGGCGTGGCGAGGAGGAGGTCACGTTCGAGTGGCTCGCCGAGCAGCTGCGGACGTTCGTGGATCTGAACCCGGACTTCGAGGTGCCGGTGGAGCGGCTGGCCACGTGGCTGGCACGGCTGGACGACGAGGACGAGGACGAGTAG
- a CDS encoding glycoside hydrolase family 3 N-terminal domain-containing protein yields the protein MSTAPYRDPSRPVDERVEDLLARMTLAEKAGQLFHSALTMNGDGTLAEASDGPSLQQGTTELVVDSHLTHFHLVGRHGTRETAEWVNRLQALAADTRLGIPVTLSTGPRHSFTARAGAPFGAAAFSAWPDPLGLAAIGDPELVEKFGDTVRREYLALGLRVALHPRIDLATGPHRAGRAHRSNHRGSPADVTSALFRAYVRGLQGPRLGPRSVVAVATYCPGGPQQNGGEPHFAQDRDRVRPRGTHDHRLAPVRAAVEAGCSQMMPHHGRRTGVDGAAEIGFGLDRDALTGLPRERHGLDRVAFDGVVRTDRGLLTDAPALGDTHRTRAWGLGHLTVAERAAKALDAGADQFGGDHGEQCPEMIVELVRSGRIAEERIDASVRRILREKFVLGLFERRYVDPDRAEETVGAGEFTALGEAAQRRSLTVLANHSLLPLTDRPNLYVEGVGAQTASLYGNVVADPAHADVAVLRLRTPSEERLVETLALLAAVPTLVCVNLQRPAALPEIAAKAAALVADYGASDTALLDVAFGRARAEGRLPFELPHSLTTAEPSHRAAPDDTEPPLFPYGHGLTL from the coding sequence ATGTCCACAGCCCCGTACCGTGACCCGAGCCGCCCCGTCGACGAGCGGGTGGAGGATCTGCTGGCCCGGATGACCCTCGCGGAGAAGGCTGGTCAACTCTTCCACTCGGCGCTGACGATGAACGGCGACGGGACACTCGCCGAGGCGAGCGACGGGCCGTCCCTCCAACAGGGCACCACGGAACTGGTCGTGGACAGCCATCTGACCCACTTCCACCTCGTCGGCCGGCACGGGACGCGGGAGACGGCGGAATGGGTCAACCGCCTCCAGGCCCTCGCGGCCGACACCCGGCTGGGCATCCCGGTCACCCTGTCCACCGGCCCACGCCACTCGTTCACCGCCAGGGCGGGCGCCCCCTTCGGCGCCGCGGCCTTCTCGGCCTGGCCCGATCCCCTGGGCCTGGCGGCGATCGGCGACCCGGAGCTGGTGGAGAAGTTCGGCGACACCGTCCGCCGCGAGTACCTCGCCCTCGGCCTCCGCGTGGCCCTGCACCCCCGGATCGACCTCGCCACCGGCCCCCACCGGGCCGGCCGGGCCCACCGGTCGAACCATCGCGGCTCACCCGCCGACGTCACGAGCGCGCTGTTCAGGGCGTACGTACGCGGCCTCCAGGGCCCCCGGCTCGGCCCGCGCTCGGTCGTCGCGGTGGCCACGTACTGCCCCGGCGGCCCGCAACAGAACGGCGGGGAACCGCACTTCGCGCAGGACAGGGATCGGGTCCGTCCCCGCGGAACGCACGACCACCGCCTCGCGCCCGTCCGGGCGGCCGTCGAGGCCGGGTGCTCGCAGATGATGCCGCACCACGGCCGGCGAACCGGTGTGGACGGCGCTGCGGAGATCGGCTTCGGCCTGGACCGGGACGCCCTGACCGGCCTGCCGCGCGAACGCCACGGCCTCGACCGCGTCGCCTTCGACGGCGTCGTCCGCACCGACCGGGGCCTGCTCACCGACGCCCCCGCCCTCGGCGACACACACCGCACCCGCGCCTGGGGCCTCGGACACCTCACCGTCGCCGAACGCGCCGCGAAGGCCCTGGACGCGGGCGCCGACCAGTTCGGCGGCGACCACGGCGAACAGTGCCCCGAGATGATCGTCGAACTGGTCCGGTCCGGCCGGATCGCCGAGGAACGGATCGACGCCTCCGTCCGCCGCATCCTGCGCGAGAAGTTCGTCCTCGGCCTCTTCGAGAGGCGGTACGTCGACCCGGACCGCGCCGAGGAGACCGTCGGCGCCGGCGAGTTCACCGCTCTCGGCGAGGCCGCCCAGCGCCGCTCGCTCACCGTCCTGGCCAACCACTCCCTCCTCCCGCTCACCGACCGCCCGAACCTGTACGTCGAAGGAGTGGGCGCGCAGACGGCGTCCCTGTACGGCAACGTCGTGGCCGACCCGGCCCACGCGGACGTGGCCGTGCTGCGGCTGCGCACGCCGTCCGAGGAACGGCTGGTGGAGACCCTGGCGCTGCTGGCGGCGGTGCCCACCCTGGTCTGCGTCAACCTGCAACGGCCCGCCGCGCTCCCGGAGATCGCCGCGAAGGCCGCCGCGCTCGTCGCCGACTACGGGGCCTCGGACACGGCCCTGCTCGACGTGGCCTTCGGCCGGGCCCGCGCGGAGGGCCGACTGCCCTTCGAACTACCGCACTCCCTGACGACCGCCGAGCCCTCCCACCGGGCGGCCCCCGACGACACCGAGCCCCCGCTCTTCCCGTACGGCCACGGCCTGACGCTCTGA
- a CDS encoding multifunctional oxoglutarate decarboxylase/oxoglutarate dehydrogenase thiamine pyrophosphate-binding subunit/dihydrolipoyllysine-residue succinyltransferase subunit codes for MSPQSPSNSSISTDADQAGKNPAAAFGPNEWLVDEIYQQYLQDPNSVDRAWWDFFADYKPGAAAAPAPASSAATGPAATTTPAAPAAPAQAAPAAPATPAPAAPKPAAAAPAPAKPAAAAPAPAKPAAAAPAKQAAPVAAAAAGPELITLRGPAAAVAKNMNASLELPTATSVRAVPVKLLFDNRIVINNHLKRARGGKISFTHLIGYAMVQAIKTMPSMNWHYAEKDGKPTLVKPPHVNFGLAIDLVKPNGDRQLVVAGIKKAETLNFFEFWQAYEDIVRRARDGKLTMDDFTGVTVSLTNPGGLGTVHSVPRLMPGQSVIMGVGSMDYPAEFQGTSQDTLNKLGISKVMTLTSTYDHRVIQGAASGEFLRIVANYLLGEGGFYDDIFEALRIPYEPVRWLKDIDASHDDDVTKAARVFELIHSYRVRGHVMADTDPLEYRQRKHPDLDITEHGLTLWDLEREFAVGGFSGKSLMKLRDILGVLRDSYCRTTGIEFMHIQDPKQRRWIQDRIERPHTKPEREEQLRILRRLNAAEAFETFLQTKYVGQKRFSLEGGESVIPLLDAVIDSAAESRLDEVVIGMAHRGRLNVLANIVGKSYAQIFREFEGNLDPKSMHGSGDVKYHLGAEGTFTGLDGEQIKVSLVANPSHLEAVDPVLEGVARAKQDIINKGGTDFTVLPVALHGDAAFAGQGVVAETLNMSQLRGYRTGGTVHIVINNQVGFTAAPESSRSSMYATDVARMIEAPIFHVNGDDPEAVVRVARLAFEFRQAFNKDVVIDLICYRRRGHNESDNPAFTQPLMYDLIDKKRSVRKLYTESLIGRGDITLEEAEQALQDYQGQLEKVFTEVREATAQSASAEVHDPQDGFPVAVNTAITAETVKRIAESQVNVPDHITAHPRLLPQLQRRAAMVEDGTIDWGMGETLAVGSLLLEGTPVRLAGQDSQRGTFGQRHAVIIDRETGEEFTPLMYLSEDQARLNVYNSLLSEYAAMGFEYGYSLARPESLVMWEAQFGDFVNGAQTVVDEFISSAEQKWGQTSGVTLLLPHGYEGQGPDHSSARPERFLQMCAQNNMTVAMPTLPSNYFHLLRWQVHNPHHKPLVVFTPKSMLRLKAAASKAEEFTSGEFRPVIGDSSVDPNAVKKVVFCAGKVYYDLEAERRKRGITDTAIIRIERLYPLPGAEVQAEVNKYPNAEKYLWAQEEPANQGAWPFIALNLIDHLDLAVGADVPHGERLRRISRPHGSSPAVGSAKRHQAEQEQLVREVFEA; via the coding sequence GTGTCGCCACAGTCCCCCAGTAACTCGAGCATCTCGACCGACGCAGACCAAGCGGGTAAGAACCCCGCCGCGGCCTTCGGTCCGAACGAGTGGCTCGTCGACGAGATCTATCAGCAGTACCTCCAGGACCCGAATTCGGTAGACCGAGCCTGGTGGGACTTCTTCGCTGACTACAAGCCAGGCGCAGCTGCCGCCCCGGCTCCGGCGAGCTCTGCGGCCACGGGGCCCGCAGCGACCACCACACCCGCGGCCCCCGCCGCCCCGGCCCAGGCCGCACCCGCCGCCCCGGCCACCCCCGCCCCTGCCGCCCCGAAGCCCGCGGCCGCCGCCCCGGCCCCCGCGAAGCCCGCGGCCGCCGCGCCCGCGCCGGCCAAGCCCGCGGCCGCCGCCCCGGCGAAGCAGGCCGCGCCCGTCGCTGCCGCCGCCGCGGGCCCGGAGCTGATCACGCTGCGCGGCCCCGCCGCCGCCGTCGCGAAGAACATGAACGCCTCCCTGGAGCTGCCCACGGCCACGTCCGTGCGCGCGGTCCCGGTGAAGCTGCTGTTCGACAACCGCATCGTCATCAACAACCACCTCAAGCGCGCCCGGGGCGGGAAGATCTCCTTCACGCACCTGATCGGCTACGCGATGGTGCAGGCCATCAAGACGATGCCGTCGATGAACTGGCACTACGCGGAGAAGGACGGGAAGCCCACTCTCGTCAAGCCGCCGCACGTCAACTTCGGCCTCGCCATCGACCTGGTGAAGCCCAACGGCGACCGCCAGCTGGTCGTCGCGGGCATCAAGAAGGCCGAGACGCTGAACTTCTTCGAGTTCTGGCAGGCCTACGAGGACATCGTCCGCCGCGCCCGTGACGGCAAGCTGACGATGGACGACTTCACCGGTGTCACGGTCTCCCTGACCAACCCCGGCGGCCTCGGCACCGTCCACTCGGTCCCGCGCCTGATGCCCGGCCAGTCGGTCATCATGGGCGTCGGCTCCATGGACTACCCGGCCGAGTTCCAGGGCACCTCCCAGGACACCCTGAACAAGCTGGGCATCTCGAAGGTCATGACCCTGACCTCGACGTACGACCACCGGGTCATCCAGGGCGCCGCCTCCGGCGAGTTCCTGCGCATCGTCGCGAACTACCTTCTCGGCGAGGGCGGTTTCTACGACGACATCTTCGAGGCCCTGCGCATCCCCTACGAGCCGGTCCGCTGGCTCAAGGACATCGACGCCTCGCACGACGACGACGTCACCAAGGCCGCCCGCGTCTTCGAGCTGATCCACTCCTACCGGGTCCGCGGCCACGTCATGGCCGACACCGACCCGCTGGAGTACCGCCAGCGCAAGCACCCCGACCTGGACATCACCGAGCACGGGCTCACCCTGTGGGACCTGGAGCGCGAGTTCGCGGTCGGCGGCTTCTCGGGCAAGTCCCTGATGAAGCTCCGCGACATCCTCGGCGTCCTGCGCGACTCGTACTGCCGTACGACCGGCATCGAGTTCATGCACATCCAGGACCCGAAGCAGCGCCGCTGGATCCAGGACCGCATCGAGCGCCCGCACACCAAGCCGGAGCGCGAGGAGCAGCTGCGCATCCTGCGCCGGCTGAACGCGGCGGAAGCCTTCGAGACCTTCCTGCAGACCAAGTACGTCGGCCAGAAGCGCTTCAGCCTGGAGGGCGGCGAGTCCGTCATCCCGCTGCTGGACGCGGTCATCGACTCGGCGGCGGAGTCCCGCCTCGACGAGGTCGTCATCGGCATGGCCCACCGCGGCCGGCTGAACGTCCTCGCGAACATCGTCGGCAAGTCGTACGCGCAGATCTTCCGGGAGTTCGAGGGCAACCTCGACCCGAAGTCGATGCACGGCTCCGGCGACGTGAAGTACCACCTGGGCGCCGAAGGCACCTTCACGGGCCTGGACGGCGAGCAGATCAAGGTCTCCCTGGTCGCGAACCCCTCGCACCTGGAGGCGGTGGACCCGGTCCTGGAGGGCGTCGCCCGCGCCAAGCAGGACATCATCAACAAGGGCGGCACGGACTTCACGGTCCTGCCGGTGGCCCTGCACGGCGACGCGGCCTTCGCGGGCCAGGGCGTGGTGGCCGAGACCCTGAACATGTCGCAGCTGCGCGGCTACCGAACCGGCGGCACGGTCCACATCGTCATCAACAACCAGGTCGGCTTCACCGCGGCCCCCGAGTCCTCGCGTTCCTCCATGTACGCGACGGACGTGGCCCGCATGATCGAGGCCCCGATCTTCCACGTGAACGGCGACGACCCGGAGGCCGTGGTCCGCGTCGCGCGGCTGGCGTTCGAGTTCCGCCAGGCGTTCAACAAGGACGTGGTGATCGACCTCATCTGCTACCGCCGCCGCGGTCACAACGAGTCGGACAACCCGGCCTTCACCCAGCCGCTGATGTACGACCTGATCGACAAGAAGCGCTCGGTGCGCAAGCTCTACACCGAGTCCCTGATCGGTCGCGGCGACATCACCCTGGAAGAGGCCGAGCAGGCGCTGCAGGACTACCAGGGCCAGCTGGAGAAGGTCTTCACCGAGGTCCGTGAGGCCACCGCCCAGTCGGCGTCCGCCGAGGTCCACGACCCGCAGGACGGCTTCCCGGTCGCGGTGAACACCGCGATCACGGCGGAGACCGTCAAGCGCATCGCCGAGTCCCAGGTCAACGTCCCGGACCACATCACCGCCCACCCGCGACTGCTGCCGCAGCTCCAGCGCCGGGCGGCCATGGTCGAGGACGGCACCATCGACTGGGGCATGGGCGAGACCCTCGCGGTCGGCTCCCTCCTCCTGGAGGGCACCCCGGTCCGCCTCGCGGGCCAGGACTCGCAGCGCGGCACCTTCGGCCAGCGTCACGCGGTGATCATCGACCGTGAGACGGGCGAGGAGTTCACGCCGCTGATGTACCTCTCCGAGGACCAGGCGCGGCTGAACGTCTACAACTCCCTGCTCTCCGAGTACGCGGCGATGGGCTTCGAGTACGGCTACTCGCTGGCCCGTCCCGAGTCCCTGGTGATGTGGGAGGCCCAGTTCGGCGACTTCGTCAACGGCGCCCAGACGGTCGTGGACGAGTTCATCTCGTCGGCGGAGCAGAAGTGGGGCCAGACGTCCGGCGTCACCCTGCTCCTCCCGCACGGCTACGAGGGCCAGGGCCCGGACCACTCGTCCGCCCGCCCGGAGCGCTTCCTCCAGATGTGCGCGCAGAACAACATGACGGTCGCCATGCCGACCCTCCCGTCGAACTACTTCCACCTCTTGCGGTGGCAGGTGCACAACCCGCACCACAAGCCGCTGGTCGTCTTCACCCCGAAGTCGATGCTGCGCCTGAAGGCCGCCGCGTCGAAGGCGGAGGAGTTCACGAGCGGCGAGTTCCGCCCGGTCATCGGCGACAGCTCGGTCGACCCGAACGCGGTCAAGAAGGTCGTCTTCTGCGCCGGCAAGGTCTACTACGACCTGGAGGCCGAGCGTCGGAAGCGCGGCATCACGGACACGGCGATCATCCGTATCGAGCGCCTCTACCCGCTGCCGGGTGCCGAGGTCCAGGCGGAGGTCAACAAGTACCCGAACGCCGAGAAGTACCTGTGGGCCCAGGAGGAGCCGGCGAACCAGGGCGCGTGGCCCTTCATCGCCCTCAACCTGATCGACCACCTCGACCTCGCGGTCGGCGCGGACGTCCCCCACGGAGAGCGGCTCCGCCGCATCTCCCGCCCGCACGGCTCGTCCCCGGCGGTCGGCTCGGCCAAGCGCCACCAGGCCGAGCAGGAGCAGTTGGTCCGTGAGGTGTTCGAGGCGTAA
- a CDS encoding rhomboid-like protein, giving the protein MDAAETVETAGPVLDGIPRQPAATPGREPVAYPEPVTHVEPVAYPVESEACAVRSEACPVEPGVGLDAEPGTRAGAASDQSRRTPFPRPWRLLPTPVGTPFTFFYATVLALTSLVAEYADPALVRTLHQGSSTDVAHLVHSPVPVLGASALWVAGGVGSVYVFAFLLVLTALERRVGGWRTAGVFLLGHVLATLATEVPVGLAVLVGHLPDSSLHRLDFGISFGVAASAGALAGLLPPWLRWPLLLGFGGMLLDDLIAFADPMTNWGHLLALGIGVAMWPVVREWCVVPRPSGPAGELRARQWGRHRPAR; this is encoded by the coding sequence TTGGATGCCGCCGAGACTGTGGAGACCGCGGGGCCCGTCCTCGACGGCATTCCGCGGCAGCCGGCGGCGACACCCGGGCGGGAGCCGGTGGCGTACCCGGAGCCAGTGACGCATGTGGAGCCGGTGGCGTACCCGGTGGAATCCGAGGCGTGTGCGGTGCGATCCGAGGCGTGCCCGGTCGAGCCCGGCGTGGGGCTCGACGCGGAGCCCGGGACGCGTGCCGGCGCTGCGTCCGACCAGAGCCGGCGTACCCCGTTCCCGCGCCCCTGGCGGTTGCTCCCCACTCCCGTCGGTACGCCCTTCACCTTCTTCTACGCCACCGTCCTCGCGCTGACCTCGCTGGTCGCCGAGTACGCCGACCCCGCCCTGGTGCGCACCCTGCACCAGGGCTCCAGTACGGACGTGGCGCATCTGGTCCACTCCCCGGTGCCGGTCCTGGGCGCGAGCGCGCTGTGGGTCGCGGGCGGGGTCGGCTCCGTGTACGTCTTCGCCTTCCTCCTGGTGCTGACCGCGCTGGAACGCCGTGTCGGCGGGTGGCGCACGGCCGGTGTCTTCCTGCTGGGCCATGTCCTCGCCACCCTCGCGACGGAGGTCCCCGTGGGCCTCGCCGTCCTGGTCGGCCACCTCCCCGACAGCTCCCTGCACCGTCTCGACTTCGGCATCAGCTTCGGGGTGGCGGCGAGCGCGGGCGCGTTGGCGGGACTGCTGCCGCCGTGGCTGCGGTGGCCGCTGCTGCTGGGCTTCGGCGGCATGCTGCTGGACGACCTGATCGCGTTCGCGGACCCGATGACCAACTGGGGGCATCTGCTGGCCCTGGGGATCGGGGTGGCGATGTGGCCGGTGGTACGGGAGTGGTGCGTGGTGCCGCGCCCGTCAGGGCCGGCCGGTGAACTTCGCGCTCGTCAGTGGGGCCGTCACCGTCCAGCCCGGTGA
- a CDS encoding spermidine synthase: MPITDEPVVIDRHEGPYGEVVLRRHGELLQIIANGCFLMDTSDGRSERLLVDAALAALTDRSRPSVLIGGLGVGFSLTHAAADPRWGPITVVEREPSVIAWHRSGPLAEVSAGALADPRTEIVEADLVKYLHETSATFDALCLDIDNGPAWTVSESNDSLYSPNGLASCARVLRPGGVLAVWSARPSAEFEETLGNAGFQQVRTEEIPVARGVPDVVHLAVRPG; the protein is encoded by the coding sequence ATGCCCATCACCGACGAACCCGTAGTCATCGACCGTCACGAGGGCCCCTACGGCGAGGTCGTGCTGCGACGGCACGGAGAGCTGTTGCAGATCATCGCCAACGGGTGCTTCCTGATGGACACCTCGGACGGCCGCTCGGAGCGACTGCTGGTCGACGCCGCTCTCGCCGCGCTGACGGATCGTTCTCGGCCAAGTGTGCTCATCGGCGGTCTGGGCGTCGGCTTCTCGCTCACCCACGCCGCCGCGGATCCGCGCTGGGGGCCGATCACAGTTGTCGAACGCGAACCCTCCGTCATCGCATGGCACCGCTCCGGTCCGCTGGCCGAGGTGTCCGCCGGAGCGCTCGCGGATCCCCGTACGGAGATCGTGGAAGCCGACCTCGTCAAGTACCTCCATGAGACGTCCGCCACGTTCGACGCGCTCTGCCTGGACATCGACAACGGGCCCGCCTGGACCGTATCCGAGAGCAACGACAGCCTCTACTCGCCGAACGGACTGGCAAGCTGCGCAAGGGTGTTGAGGCCAGGTGGGGTCCTTGCCGTGTGGTCGGCGCGGCCATCTGCGGAATTCGAGGAAACCTTGGGGAATGCCGGGTTCCAACAGGTGCGTACCGAAGAGATCCCGGTTGCCCGAGGCGTTCCGGACGTGGTGCACCTCGCGGTCCGACCTGGATAG
- a CDS encoding response regulator transcription factor: MEQTHTTHSNTTATPGAQRRVLVVEDDATIVDAIAARLRAEGFVVQTASDGPAAVDTAEAWQPDLLILDIMLPGFDGLEVCRRVQAQRPVPVLMLTARDDETDMLVGLGVGADDYMTKPFSMRELAARVHVLLRRVERAALAATTPRSGILRLGELEIDHAQRRVRVRSEDVHLTPTEFDLLVCLANTPRAVLSREQLLAEVWDWADASGTRTVDSHIKALRRKIGAERIRTVHGVGYALETPTP, from the coding sequence ATGGAGCAGACACACACCACCCACAGCAACACCACGGCGACGCCGGGCGCGCAGCGCCGGGTCCTCGTGGTCGAGGACGACGCGACGATCGTCGACGCCATCGCGGCCCGCCTGCGCGCCGAGGGTTTCGTCGTCCAGACCGCGTCCGACGGACCGGCCGCGGTGGACACCGCGGAGGCCTGGCAGCCCGATCTGCTGATCCTCGACATCATGCTGCCCGGCTTCGACGGCCTGGAGGTGTGCAGGCGCGTCCAGGCCCAGCGGCCCGTCCCCGTGCTGATGCTCACCGCCCGGGACGACGAGACGGACATGCTGGTCGGGCTCGGCGTCGGCGCCGACGACTACATGACCAAGCCGTTCTCCATGCGGGAGTTGGCCGCCCGCGTGCACGTCCTGCTGCGCCGGGTGGAGCGGGCCGCGCTGGCCGCCACCACGCCGCGCTCGGGCATCCTGCGCCTCGGCGAGCTGGAGATCGACCACGCGCAGCGCCGTGTGCGGGTGCGCAGCGAGGACGTGCACCTCACGCCCACCGAGTTCGACCTGCTCGTATGTCTCGCGAACACCCCGCGTGCCGTACTCTCGCGCGAGCAGCTGCTCGCCGAGGTGTGGGACTGGGCGGACGCGTCCGGGACGCGGACCGTGGACAGCCACATCAAGGCGCTGCGGCGGAAGATCGGCGCGGAGCGGATCCGCACGGTGCACGGTGTGGGGTACGCCCTGGAGACCCCGACTCCCTGA
- a CDS encoding HAMP domain-containing sensor histidine kinase: protein MSGVGDPRSRNRGPGGAQSRKGASPLGGVRPFSIKTKLGALVVISVLITTGLSMIAVHTKTELRFITVFSMIATLLITQFVAHSLTSPLDEMNAVARSISRGDYTRRVRENRRDELGDLAHTINLMADELEAQDRQRKELVANVSHELRTPIAGLRAVLENIVDGVTQADPETMRTALKQTERLGRLVETLLDLSRLDNGVVPLRRRRFEVWPYLSGVLKEAQMVSSARGGVASDSGKHTRTDVHLHLDVHPPELTANADPERIHQVVANLIDNAVKHSPAHGRVTVKARRGPTPDSLDLEVLDEGPGIPESEWHRVFERFNRGAVSSPHGPGSDGGTGLGLAIARWAVDLHGGRIGVAESPKGCRIQVILPGVPPKPHSPANT, encoded by the coding sequence ATGAGCGGAGTCGGTGACCCGAGGTCCCGGAACCGGGGTCCCGGTGGCGCGCAGTCGCGGAAGGGCGCGAGCCCGCTCGGCGGGGTGCGCCCCTTCTCGATCAAGACGAAGCTGGGCGCTCTCGTCGTCATCTCGGTCCTGATCACCACCGGTCTGTCGATGATCGCGGTGCACACCAAGACGGAGCTCCGCTTCATCACGGTGTTCTCGATGATCGCCACACTGCTGATAACGCAGTTCGTGGCGCATTCGCTCACCTCGCCGCTGGACGAGATGAACGCGGTCGCCCGGTCCATCTCGCGCGGCGACTACACCCGCCGGGTCCGTGAGAACCGCCGGGACGAGCTGGGCGACCTCGCCCACACGATCAATCTCATGGCGGACGAGCTGGAGGCCCAGGACCGCCAGCGCAAGGAGCTCGTGGCGAACGTCTCCCACGAGCTCCGTACGCCCATCGCCGGCCTGCGCGCGGTCCTGGAGAACATCGTCGACGGCGTCACCCAGGCCGACCCCGAGACGATGCGCACGGCCCTGAAGCAGACCGAACGCCTCGGCCGTCTCGTGGAGACCCTCCTGGACCTGTCCCGCCTGGACAACGGCGTGGTCCCGCTGCGCCGCCGACGCTTCGAGGTCTGGCCGTACCTCTCGGGTGTCCTCAAAGAGGCCCAGATGGTCTCCTCGGCCCGCGGTGGCGTCGCCTCGGACTCGGGCAAGCACACGCGTACGGACGTGCACCTGCACCTGGACGTGCACCCGCCGGAGCTCACCGCGAACGCCGACCCGGAGCGCATCCACCAGGTCGTGGCGAATCTCATCGACAACGCGGTCAAGCACAGCCCGGCGCACGGCCGCGTGACGGTGAAGGCCCGCCGGGGGCCGACCCCGGACTCCCTCGATCTGGAAGTCCTGGACGAGGGCCCCGGCATCCCCGAATCCGAGTGGCACCGCGTCTTCGAACGCTTCAACCGGGGCGCCGTCAGCTCCCCCCACGGCCCCGGCAGCGACGGCGGCACGGGCCTGGGCCTGGCCATCGCCCGCTGGGCGGTCGACCTCCACGGCGGCCGAATCGGAGTAGCAGAGTCCCCCAAGGGCTGCCGAATCCAGGTAATACTCCCCGGCGTCCCCCCAAAACCACACAGCCCGGCAAACACCTAG
- a CDS encoding GNAT family N-acetyltransferase: MRGVPVERTDGTVRAWVDRWVVSRGAAPPVVEPWGFTIDMGLAHHVTRHVLSAANEEVEEKTVRKVADAVTGAGTWLKVFTDASTVGPWLGEGWWIDPEPGFLMTVRLRPREAPAVSLPDGYRLRTWSRGGVIRVMVAAPDGSLAARGQIVPTGATAVADQIETSPAHRRRGLGTFVMDTLAQTALEQGAETGVLAGTPDGRALYASPGWTVTAPLTSAKFTGRP, encoded by the coding sequence ATGCGCGGGGTCCCGGTGGAACGAACAGACGGAACAGTGCGGGCATGGGTCGACAGGTGGGTCGTGTCCCGGGGAGCGGCGCCGCCGGTGGTCGAGCCCTGGGGCTTCACGATCGACATGGGCCTGGCCCACCACGTCACCCGCCACGTCCTCTCGGCGGCGAACGAGGAGGTGGAGGAGAAGACGGTCCGGAAGGTCGCCGACGCCGTCACCGGGGCCGGCACCTGGCTCAAGGTCTTCACGGACGCGTCGACGGTGGGCCCCTGGCTCGGCGAGGGATGGTGGATCGACCCCGAGCCCGGCTTTCTGATGACCGTACGACTGAGGCCCCGCGAGGCCCCGGCGGTCTCCCTGCCCGACGGCTACCGGCTGCGCACCTGGTCGCGCGGCGGCGTGATCCGGGTGATGGTCGCGGCGCCGGACGGTTCCCTGGCGGCCCGCGGTCAGATCGTCCCGACCGGAGCGACGGCGGTCGCCGACCAGATAGAGACGTCCCCGGCCCACCGCCGCCGCGGCCTCGGCACGTTCGTCATGGACACCCTCGCCCAGACCGCCCTCGAACAGGGCGCGGAGACAGGAGTACTGGCCGGCACACCGGACGGCCGAGCCCTCTACGCGTCACCGGGCTGGACGGTGACGGCCCCACTGACGAGCGCGAAGTTCACCGGCCGGCCCTGA